The bacterium region TCAATGAATTGCAATCCCTGTCAACAGCCTCAGGAAGAAAATTACAACAGGAAAAATAACAGCAGTAAAAAATCCAAGAAATAAAAGCCCGAAAATAATCATAAAACCAAATCTCTCAAGTTTCATGAATTTTACAGCGATATCATCAGGCATAAAACCCATTACTATGCGCGACCCGTCAAGAGGAGGAATAGGAACAAGATTAAAAAATGCAAGTACAAGATTGATATAAACAGCAAAATAAGCCATATACAAAAGAACACTTCCCGGGCTTAAAACAGCAGAAAATATTCTGAAAAGTATACCTGAGACCACAGCAAGAAATATATTGCTTGCAGGGCCTGCAGCACCTACAAAAACCATATCCTTTTTAATGTCTTTTAATCTTAACGGATTAACAGGTACAGGTTTCGCCCATCCGAAAAGAACAGGAGATTTTATAATAACGAGAATCAGAGGGAAAATAATCGTACCGAAAATATCAATATGAGGCAGGGGGTTCAGCGTTAATCTCCCTGCATCACGGGCAGTTGTATCACCTTTGATCAATGCTGCTTTTCCATGTGCAACTTCATGAAAAATAATGGAAAAAAGCAGTACTACAATTTGCGGGATAGCTTTCATCATTTTAAATTCTCCGGTTTCTCTTAGTTATTCTTTTTGAATGGAGTTACAGGCCTGGTCTTCTCTCCTGCTTTTCTTCTGTTTCTTATAAACCATGTTGCAATACTGCTTCTCTTAATACCAAACACAACGTCTTCCATGCCTCTGTAAAGCCTCCCGTCATTTATTAACATTGCAGCACTTCCATTCCCGGTATCCATTTTTGTACTTATATTTGCAAGAGAATGCATAAGAAGTTCCAGGTCTGCTGCGATCTTTTTGCCGTAATCCTTGTCATTTACAAGTTTGCCGAACAATGTTTTCTTACTCTTTAGATTTTCAGAAACTTCACGCAGATTCTTTGCTGCAGCCTGTATATCATTTATCGTTTCATCGGTTTTTGAAGAATCAGCGAGCAGAGTTCCTATAGACCCCTTTCCCTCCTGTGCACGGTGCAGCAACACAGCAAGGGAAGCTGATGCGCGGTTAAGATTATTCATCATCTCTTTAACTTTTAACTGCTCGTTAACTATCATGCCAAGTGCACCATCTCCCTTTGAAATCTTGTTTAAAAGTACCCGCATATCATCCATAACACTGGTAGTTGATGAAACAAGAGACCCGAATCCTGAATAAGTTCCTGTTTTAATCTCTTCTCCTGGTTGAATGGGTGGATTTTCGTGATCGCCCATTGAAAGCTCAATTACCTTGCCATACACGATACTTGCAGCCGCAATAACTGCACGTGAATCTGTACGCACACGTCTTGCAGCATTTTTGGATATTTCAATTACAACCTTGATTTTTCTGGTTTTTATATTTTCAGGAAAACTTATATCAACAACATTTCCCACTTCGACACCGGTTAAAAGTACAGGATCCCCTTTATACAGGCCGCCTGTAGAATCAAAAAATATGGTATATTTCACCTTTTTTCCAAAGAGAGAATCTTTTCCGCCTCCTACTGAGAAAACAGCACCTATTACAATCACAAGACCAAGTGTAATCAAAATGCCTACACGTACTTCTTTCCTATAATTTCTTTTTTGTCTCATAGATAACCTAACTTCTTAAAAATTCATTAACTATATGATCTCCGCACTCAAGTATTTCATTTGGAGTGCCGACAAATTTAATTCTTCCTCTGTACAAAAATGCTATTCTGTCAGCCACTGTCATAGCGCTCTGAATATTATGGGTTACAATAACAGAAGTTATTTTTAAATTTTCATGAATGGTTCTCATAAGAGTGCTGACCCATCTTGTAGTAATGGGATCAAGCCCTGTAGTCGGCTCATCATAAAGCAGCGCCTCAGGCTCCATTACAATGGCCCTTGCAAGAGCAGCTCTTTTCTGCATACCTCCGCTTAAATTGGAAGGCATTTTAAAAGCAGAACTCTCAAGCCCTACAAGCTTTAACTTCTCAATTACTTTGTCATGTATATCGTTCTCAGACAAATTTGTGTGTTCTCTTAACGGGAAAGCTACATTATCAAAAACTGACAAAGAATCAAAAAGCGCTCCACCCTGGAACAAAAATCCAATCTTCTTTCTAATATGAATAAGCTGATTCTCACTATATTCACTGATATTCTCACCATTTACAAACACTCTTCCCCTATCCGGTGATATTAATCCCACAATATGTTTTAAAGCGACCGTTTTCCCTGTACCGCTTCCACCGAGAATAACAAGTGCTTCACCTCTTCGAATCAGCAGTGTAAGCCCTCGAAGTACTTCCTGCCCGTCAAAATCTTTATAAACCTCATCAAAAAATACAAATGGCGGCACAATATCCTCACAAAATTAAAAGGAGTTTAGTAAGAAAATAATCTGCTATCATTATACTGACTGAACTTGCAACTACTGACCTCGTTGTTGCCTGTCCCACACCTTCGGCTCCGCCCTTTACATTCAGGCCGTTATAACAGCCGATAAGAGATATAAAGAATGCAAAAACCATAGCTTTTAACATCCCGCCGAAAAAATCAGATAACGTGATAGAATGAATAACTTGATAATAATAGGTTAAAAAAGTCATTTTTATATCAAGAAGACTGACAACAAGCCCCCCTGCTATCCCCACTAAATCTGCAATAGCTGTTAAAACAGGAAGCATCAGCAGCGATGCAAGGACTCGCGGGAATACAAGTTTTTTTGCAGGGCTTGCGCCAAGAAGCCTTATTGCATCTACCTGCTCTGTAACTACCATACTCCCTATAACTGATGTAATCCCTGCACTAACCCTGCCCCCGACAAGAAGGGCTGTTAACAGAGGCCCAAATTCCTTTGTAATAACCACGCCTACACCAACGCCAACCATAACTCTTCCGGCAAAATTGGCTTCTGAATATGCAACCTGAACAGCCATCACCATTCCCACAAAAAAGGAAGATATAACTACAATAAAAAGAGAGCCTACGCCGATATCTTCCATCTGCGAAACCAACTCATGTATTTCATAAGGCCTTGTAAATCCGAATCTTATGGTATCAACAAAAAGTTTTGCAATACTTCCGACTTCATAAAATATTTTTACAAGCGATTCTCTGAATTTCAGTATCAGCCTACTCATGGGTAAATTCTATCAAACTTTCGTCATAATCTTCAGGAGGTTCATATCCAAGCAGATCAATACAAGTTGCAGCAATATTGCTTAATCCTCCGTCAGGATTTTCTCTTAATCTGTATTCATTATTGAACATCGGATCATAAATAATAAAAGGGACAGGATTCAAAGTATGGCTGGTTTTCGGCTTAAATGTTCCGTCATCTTTCAATTTGGGATTGCCGTCTTTATCCAGTTCAAACATTTCATCCGAATTCCCATGATCAGCCGTTATTATTGCTATGCCTTCTATTTCTTTTATTGTTTTCAGTAGCCTGCCTATTGCAAGATCAACTGTTTCCACTCCGATTACAGCAGCATCAAATTTCCCTGTATGGCCTACCATATCGCCGTTTGCATAGTTAAGCCTTGCAAATCTGTATTTTCCTGTTTTCAATTCTTTTGTTACAGCATCAGTAATCTCAGCACTCTTCATCCATGGCCGTTCTTCAAATGGTATCAAATCCGAAGGCACTTCAATGTAAGTTTCCAGTTTATCATTAAACTTGCCGCTTCTGTTTCCGTTCCAGAAATATGTAACATGGCCGTACTTCTGCGTTTCACTGCATGCAAGCTGGGTTATTCCCGTATTTGCCATAAGCTCGCCCATTGTACGATCTATGGCCGGAGGCGTAACAAGAAATTGTTTCGGGATATGCAGATCTCCGTCATACTCCATCATACCTGCATACTCAACTTTGGGGACTCTTCCCCTGTCAAATCCGGAGAAATCTTTTTCATCAAAAGCCCTGCTTATCTCAATTGCTCTGTCTCCTCTAAAATTAAAGAATATGACAGAGTCCCCATCTTCAATATTACCGATCGGTTTATCATTATCTGCAATTACAAAAACAGGCAGAAACTGATCTGTTATTCCGGGCTGTTTTTTCCTCAATGATTCAATTGCTTCTTCTGCTGAGGAAAACATCTCGCCATTTCCGTGAACATGCGCTTCCCATCCGATTTTAACGATGTTCCAGTCCGCTTCATACCTGTCCATAGTTACTTTCATTCTGCCGCCGCCGCTTGCAATTCTGCAGTCAGCTCCGGTTTGATTGACTTTTTTCAGGTATTCCTCAAAAGGAAGAACATAATCAAGTGCTGAAAGTTCCCCAACATCACGTCCGTCTAAAAGAGTGTGTATTCTTATTCGTTTCACGCCCTCTTTTACTGCATTTTCAATCATTGCTTTTAAATGATCAATGTGGCTGTGAACATTTCCGTCAGAAAACAATCCGATAAAATGCAGAGTTGTATTATTTGATACACAGTTTGAAATTAACTTTTTCCACACTTCACCCTTCCACAAAGCTCCTGTTTTAACAGCTTCATTTACAAGTTTGGCTCCCTGTGAGAAAACTCTTCCAGCTCCGATAGCATTATGCCCTACTTCAGAATTTCCCATATCTTTATCAGAAGGCAGGCC contains the following coding sequences:
- a CDS encoding site-2 protease family protein, which produces MMKAIPQIVVLLFSIIFHEVAHGKAALIKGDTTARDAGRLTLNPLPHIDIFGTIIFPLILVIIKSPVLFGWAKPVPVNPLRLKDIKKDMVFVGAAGPASNIFLAVVSGILFRIFSAVLSPGSVLLYMAYFAVYINLVLAFFNLVPIPPLDGSRIVMGFMPDDIAVKFMKLERFGFMIIFGLLFLGFFTAVIFPVVIFFLRLLTGIAIH
- a CDS encoding MCE family protein, which codes for MRQKRNYRKEVRVGILITLGLVIVIGAVFSVGGGKDSLFGKKVKYTIFFDSTGGLYKGDPVLLTGVEVGNVVDISFPENIKTRKIKVVIEISKNAARRVRTDSRAVIAAASIVYGKVIELSMGDHENPPIQPGEEIKTGTYSGFGSLVSSTTSVMDDMRVLLNKISKGDGALGMIVNEQLKVKEMMNNLNRASASLAVLLHRAQEGKGSIGTLLADSSKTDETINDIQAAAKNLREVSENLKSKKTLFGKLVNDKDYGKKIAADLELLMHSLANISTKMDTGNGSAAMLINDGRLYRGMEDVVFGIKRSSIATWFIRNRRKAGEKTRPVTPFKKNN
- a CDS encoding ABC transporter ATP-binding protein, translated to MVPPFVFFDEVYKDFDGQEVLRGLTLLIRRGEALVILGGSGTGKTVALKHIVGLISPDRGRVFVNGENISEYSENQLIHIRKKIGFLFQGGALFDSLSVFDNVAFPLREHTNLSENDIHDKVIEKLKLVGLESSAFKMPSNLSGGMQKRAALARAIVMEPEALLYDEPTTGLDPITTRWVSTLMRTIHENLKITSVIVTHNIQSAMTVADRIAFLYRGRIKFVGTPNEILECGDHIVNEFLRS
- a CDS encoding ABC transporter permease: MSRLILKFRESLVKIFYEVGSIAKLFVDTIRFGFTRPYEIHELVSQMEDIGVGSLFIVVISSFFVGMVMAVQVAYSEANFAGRVMVGVGVGVVITKEFGPLLTALLVGGRVSAGITSVIGSMVVTEQVDAIRLLGASPAKKLVFPRVLASLLMLPVLTAIADLVGIAGGLVVSLLDIKMTFLTYYYQVIHSITLSDFFGGMLKAMVFAFFISLIGCYNGLNVKGGAEGVGQATTRSVVASSVSIMIADYFLTKLLLIL
- a CDS encoding 2,3-bisphosphoglycerate-independent phosphoglycerate mutase, whose product is MGGEAEILKKSEKFSGRKGPLVVVIMDGVGISDNNAGNAVKSAHKPVLDFLFSNYANRLLKAHGKAVGLPSDKDMGNSEVGHNAIGAGRVFSQGAKLVNEAVKTGALWKGEVWKKLISNCVSNNTTLHFIGLFSDGNVHSHIDHLKAMIENAVKEGVKRIRIHTLLDGRDVGELSALDYVLPFEEYLKKVNQTGADCRIASGGGRMKVTMDRYEADWNIVKIGWEAHVHGNGEMFSSAEEAIESLRKKQPGITDQFLPVFVIADNDKPIGNIEDGDSVIFFNFRGDRAIEISRAFDEKDFSGFDRGRVPKVEYAGMMEYDGDLHIPKQFLVTPPAIDRTMGELMANTGITQLACSETQKYGHVTYFWNGNRSGKFNDKLETYIEVPSDLIPFEERPWMKSAEITDAVTKELKTGKYRFARLNYANGDMVGHTGKFDAAVIGVETVDLAIGRLLKTIKEIEGIAIITADHGNSDEMFELDKDGNPKLKDDGTFKPKTSHTLNPVPFIIYDPMFNNEYRLRENPDGGLSNIAATCIDLLGYEPPEDYDESLIEFTHE